A segment of the Sphingopyxis sp. OAS728 genome:
TCGGCGGCGGCCTCGGCAGGGGCATAGCCCTTGCCCTTCACCGTCACCGCATGGATCAGCACCGGGCCATGGTCGCTGTCGCGCACATTTTCGAGCACCGGGATCAGATGCTCGAGATTATGCCCGTCGATCGGCCCGACATAATAAAAGCCGAGTTCCTCGAACAAAGTCCCGCCCATCGCCATGCCGCGCGCATATTCGTCGGTCTTCTTCGCCGCCTTGTGCAGCGGCTCGGGCAGCTTGCGCGCAAAGCGCCGCGCAATCTCGCGCAGCTCGATAAACGGCCGCGACGACACCAGCTTCGCCAGATAGGCCGACAGCCCGCCGACCGGCGGCGCGATCGACATGTCGTTGTCGTTGAGGATGACGATCAGCCGGTTGCCCGCCGCGGCGGCGTTGTTCATCGCTTCATAGGCCATGCCCGCCGACATCGACCCGTCGCCGATCACCGCGATCGCGCGGCCGGGTTCGTCCTTCAGCTTGTTCGCGATCGCAAAGCCAAGCGCCGCGCTGATCGAGGTCGAGCTGTGCGCCGCGCCGAACGGATCATATTCGCTCTCGCTGCGCTTGGTGAAGCCGCTGAGGCCACCCCCGGTGCGCAGCGTCCGGATGCGGTCGCGGCGTCCGGTGATGATCTTGTGCGGATAGCATTGGTGCCCGACGTCCCACACGATCTTGTCGCGCGGGGTGTCGAACACATAATGGAGCGCGGTCGTCAGCTCGACGACGCCGAGCCCCGAGCCGAGATGCCCGCCGGTCGTCCCGACGGCCGAAATCATCTCGGCGCGCAGCTCGTCGGCGAACTGGCGGAGGTCTTCGGGCTTCAGCTTGCGGAGGTCGGCGGGGACATCCACCGTGTCGAGCAGCGGCGTATGCGGACGATCAGTCATCGTGCGGTCATACTGCCAAGCGGATGGGGTGTCGAACGAAAAGGGATCAGTCGCCCTCGCGCTCGTCGCGCTCCCCCCCACGCTCTTTCGCCGCATCGACCTGCGCATAAAGCCCGCGCACCATCAGGTCGGTGAACACCAGCATCACCCCGACCATCCCCAGGAACAGCGCGACCGCGACCGCGGGAAGGGGCCCGACCATGCCGACCCCCTCCTTCTTCATCATGGCCGCGAGCACCGCCGCCGCCGCCATGAAGGCATAGCCGATGAAGCGCGGGATACGGCTCATTCCGCCTCCTCCGGGAGCGAACCATAGTCCGAAAGGTCGATTGCCATGATGTCGGCGACCAGGTCGCGCTTCGCAACATAGCGCGCCGCATCCTTGAGGTCGGCCGCGAGATGCGGCTTCAGATAGGGCGCCGCCGCCATCGGGTCGCGCCCGGCCAGCGTCTCGCTGATCGCCAGCGCGCTCATCAGCGCGCGTTCGGACAGATAACCCTGCCAGCCCGAGATATACCAGCCCGCGCCGATCGACGTCCCGGCCTCGTCCTTGGTGTGATAACCATAGCGTGCATTATTGCCGAGGAAGATACCAAAGCCGAGCGCGACCGCGGTGAGGTCGGTCAGCAGCTCCTCGCAGTCGGCACCGCCGGGCGCGGCACGCTGTGTGCCGGTCATCCAATAATGCGCCGTTTCGTGCCCCAGCGTCGCGACGAGCGCTGATTCGTCGGCGAGCTGGCTGCGCGAGGCGACGATCTCCGCCAGCCAGCCGCCCGCGCCGTCCTCGACGAGCTGGAAGGTGCCCGCCGCACTTTGCCCGCTGTGGGTGACCGCATGCCGCTCCGACACCGCCATATGCGCCCGCGCGCCATCGACCATCACCAGCCGCGTCGGCCAGTCACCGATCCCCGCGATCGCCATCACCTGTCCCAGCAGTTCGGACGCGCGGGCGTCGCCGGATAACCGGCTATCGGGAAAACAATCGCCGTCGGGCGTCGCCAACATACGGACGCGATGCGCATCCAGTCCGCCGAATTCATCGAGCAGCCAGCGGAACCCCGCCAATTGCCATTCCCACTCGTCGGCCGACAACGGCCGCTTCGGTCCGAACAGGCTCATGCCGACGGGCGTCCGGCGGGCACGCAATCGCGTCCGCTGGCGGAACCAATAGCGACGCGAAGGAATATCAAAACAGTGAAGGCGCATCGGTGCATGAAAACCACATGCGGCCAAATGCATCCTTCGGCAAGACGAAGCCGTTACAAGGACGGATTGTTTACTTACGCCCTCGTAAAACGGGGCAAGGCAACAGGATATTGAAGCGGATGACCATGCGCGATTTAAGACTGTTCTTCCGCATCGGCCCGTCTGGACGAATCATCCCGCTTCTTGCCGCCTTCGCGTTCGCCGCACCCGCCGCCGCCGACGACGCGCCCTTGCCTTATGACCTGACCGCCACAACCCCCGACAATGGGCTGGTGGACGGGCTCGCGACCGGCATCGACGCCGAACCGGCGCGCTATGTCCAGAACACCGATATCGACGAGAATATCCTGCTGCCGGGCCGGCGCGACGATGACGACGAGGAATCCGAACGCAAATGGTCGCGCGACTATATCGCCGTCGCGGCCGGGGTGATGAACACCCCCGATTATAACGGATCGGACGATCGCCGTTTCCTGCCCGCCTTTTACGTTCGCGGCCGGTACGAGGGTTTTTCCTTTTCGACCCGCGGCACCAATTTCCAGGTCGACCTGATCCGCCATCGCCGCGGGCAAAAGATCGACTGGAAATTCGGCCCGATCATCAGCCTGCGCAACGACCGTACCGGCAGCGTCAAGGATCCGCAGGTCGACCTGCTGCCCGACCGCAAGATGGCGGTCGAAATGGGCATCTTCACCGGGGTCACCAAGACGGGCGTGATCACCAGCGCTTACGACCAGCTCGGCTTTCGCATGGTCGCGCTCAAGGATATTTCGGGCCGGCACGGCAGCTGGACCGCCTCGCCGACGATCGACTACGGCACCCCGCTCTCGAAACGCGCCTTTGTCGGCATCTCGGCGTCGATGAACATCTATGGCAAGGGTTTTGGCCGCTATTATTTCGACGTCGACCCGCTCGGCAGCGCCGCGAGCGGCCTGCCCGTCTATAGCGGCGCGGGGCGGAAGGCGACGATCGGCAAATATACGCTCGGGATGGCGGGCGCCTATGCGCTGTCGGGCGACCTGCGCAAGGGCTTCGTCCTGATCGGCGGCGCGCAATATGGCCGCATGGGCGATCGCTTCGCCGACTCGCCGATCGTGAAGGACGCGGGCAGCAAGGACCAGTGGCTGTTCGGCGCGGGTTTGGCGTATCAGTTCTGACGGCTTTCGACCGGAAGCGGACGTCTCTTCTCCCCTCCCGCTTGCGGGAGGGGTCGGGGGTGGGCAGCAACGTTGCGATCAGCCCACCCCGCTGCGACTAACCAGCAAGCTGGCAAGTCTCGCTGCCCCTCCCGCAGGCGGGAGGGGATATTCGAGCACTACTCAAACGGCAGCTTCCCACCCCTAAGCCGCCATTCCTCAAACCAGCCCCGCCATCCGCATCCGCGCTTTCATTTCCGCGATGAACAGCCGCACCGCGGGCAAGCCCGCGCGCGACGGTTCGAACAGCAGATGCACCGGCAGCGCGGGCGGCTGCTCATCCGCCAGCAGCGATATCAGCCGCCCCGCATCGACCGCCTCGATGACCTGATAGCTCAGCAGATTGGCGATCCCCAGTCCCGCCTCGGCCGCCGCCAAAATCCCGTCGACGGTGTTGAGAAGCAGCCGCGGCCGCGGTTCGACGCGCCAGCGGCCCGATACGAACTGCCATTCGCCCGCCGCTCGCGGCCCCATCGCCGCGATCAGGTCGTGCCCCGCCAGATCGGTCACGCTTGCAGGCGCCCCGCGCCGCGCCAGATAGGCCGGACTCGCGACCAGCATCTGCCGCACCCAGCCGATACGAACCGCCTTCAGCCCCGAATCGGCGAGCGGCCCGATCCGCACGGCGACGTCGATCCCCTCCTCGACGATGCGGACATTGCGGTCGATCAGCATCATCCGCACCGCCAGCTCACGGTGCTGCGCCATCAGCCCGCCGACTACAGGTAGCACATGCAGCCGCCCGAACATCACTGGCGCGGTCAGGTGCAGCTGCCCACGCGGTTCGGCCTCGGCACCGCGCAGCTCGCGCTCGGCGCCCGCGAGATCGGCGAGGATGCGCCGCGCCTGCTCCAGAAACGCCGCCCCCGCGTCGGTCAACGCGACCGCGCGCGTCGAACGGTGGAACAGGCTCGTCCCCAGCCGCGCCTCGAGCGCCGCGATCCCGCGCGTTACCGCGGGCGGCGAGCTGCCGAGCTTGCGCGCCGCGGCGGCGAACCCGCCCTCGCTTGCGACAGCAACGAACATTTCCAGCGTGAGCAACCGGTCCATTATTATTCCATTTACCGGAATTAACTTGTTCGATCTTCCTTCATTATCACCAACAGCGCAATGACATATATCCGGACGGGCGAACGAAGGCAGCCCTCCTCCCGGCCTTCGTTCGCTTCCTTTTCGAAAGGCGATCCGATGGCGCAGAATTACCGGCACACATTGTTCGACGATGCGGTGAAGGCCGAGCAGGAGCGCCATGGCTCGCGCGCATCCTATGCCAAGATGGACGCCGGGGCCGATGGCACCCCCGACACGCTGACGCCCCGCGAAATCGCCTTTATCGAGGCACGCGACAGCTTTTACATGGCGAGCGTCAATGCCGAAGGCTGGCCCTATATGCAGCACCGCGGCGGCCCCGCGGGCTTCCTCCTCCACGTCGCGGGCAACCGCATCGGCTTCGCCGACTATCGCGGTAACAAGCAATATATCAGCACCGCCAATATCAAGGGCAATGACCGCGTCTCTTTGTTCCTGATGGATTATCCGAACAAGGAACGGCTGAAACTCGTCGGCCACGCCCACAGCGTCGAACTCGCCGACGATCCTGCCGCGGTCACCGCACTCATGCCAAAGGCTTATCGCGCGACGCCCGAGCGGGCCCTATTTATCGATGTGATCGGCTGGGAATGGAATTGCTCGCAGCACATCACCCCGCGCTTCACCGAGGCCGAGATTTCCGCCGCGATCCGCCCGATGGCGGATGAACTCAACCAATTGCGCGCCGAAATCGCCGCGCTCAGAGCAGAAAAGGACGCAAAATGACCACCGCACTGACCCAGGGCGCCCACCATATCGGCCTCGCCGTCCGCGATGTGACCGAAGCGCGCGACTTCTTCGTCGAGGCCTTGGGCTTCACCGTCGCCGCCGAACGTCCCGACTATCCCGCGATCTTCGTCTCCGACGGCACGACCCTGCTCACGCTGTGGCAGGTCGCCGATCCCGCGAGCGCGACGCCGTTCGATCGCCGCGCCAATATCGGCCTTCACCATCTCGCGCTCCGCGTCGCCGACCTCGATGCGCTGCGTACCGTCTTCGCGCGCGTGCAGGGCCATCCCGGCGCGGTAATCGAATTCGACCCCGAACCGATCCGCGAAGGCGCGACGACGCATCATTTCATCGCCGCGATGCCCGGTGGTATCCGTATCGAATTCGCGACCCCCTTCGCCTGAGAGGAAAAGCCGATGGCCCGTCCCCCGCTTCCCCCCTTCGACCATGACAGCGCGGTCCTGAAAGTCCGCCTCGCGGAGGATGGCTGGAACAGCCGCGACCCCGAACGCGTCGCGCTCGCCTATACGCCGGACAGCGTGTGGCGGAACCGCTCGACCTTCGTCACCGGCCGCGCCGCGATCGTCGATTTCCTCACCGCCAAGTGGCAACGCGAGCACGACTATCGGCTGGTCAAAGGGCTTTGGGCCTTCACCGGCAACCGCATCTCGGTGCGCTTCGCCTATGAATGGCACGATGGCGATGGCCAGTGGTGGCGCTCTTATGGCAATGAGAATTGGGAATTCGCCGACAATGGCGAAATGCAGCGGCGCATCGCGAGCATCAACGATCTTGCGATCGGCGAGACAGACCGCCTGCTGCTCTGGCCGCGCGACGGCGCGGGCGACCGCCGGCCCGACGACCATCCGGGCCTCGAAGAATTGGGCCTGTAGCCGCTACGACTGGGGAGGAATACCGATGGCCGCCAACAATGCACCCGCCTTTGCCACGATCATGCTGCTCACCGGCATCGGCATCCCGTTCCTTGCCGCGCTCAATTCGGGGCTGGGGCAAAAGCTTGGGCATCCGATGGCGGCGTCGGTCGTGCTGTTCGCGGTCGCGCTGCTCATCGCGATCATCGGCGCGCTGTGGACGGGATCGATGGGACAGGTGCGGCTGTCGGCCGAAACCCCTTTCCACTTCCACCTCGGCGGCATCTTCGTCGCCTTTTACGTCATCGCGGTGACCTTCATCGCGCCGCGCTTCGGGGTCGGCAATGCGATCTTCTTCGTGCTCGTCGGCCAGCTGATCAGCGCCGCGACGATCGATCATTTCGGCCTGTTCGGCGCTATGCGCTCGGCGATCGACGCCAGGCGCATCGCGGGGATCGCGCTGATGATCGCTGGCGTCTGGCTCGCGCGACGTACGGGTTGAAGGCTGGAAACGACCGATTGCGGCCGCTCCGCTACCTAACCCGTTCGCATCGAGCGAAGTCGAGATGCCCCTCGGGCTAGGCGCGATCTCGATGGGTGTCTCGACTTCGCTCGACACGAATGGGAAGAGGGCGTGGCTGTTTTCGACCGATTGCCGACCTATCCTGCATCGTCACCCCGGACTTGATCCGGGGTCCATGACTTCGGCGCCGCGATGGATCCCGGATCAAGTCCGGGGTGACGAAGAAGAAGGAGGCAACGGCCGATCCCCACCCCATAACCGCCGTTACACTGGCCGGAATCGGGCCCCTACATATGCGCCGTCACCTCGGGCGCATTCCACCAATTATTGGCCGCGCCGTCCATATGCTGCACCGGCAGCGCCGCCATCTCGGCGGGCGTCAGATCGTCGAGGCACGCGATCGACACCGAATAATAGGCGCCGCCAATCTCCTCGACATAGCCGTGGCCGAACGACGACACGCCGCACGTCTTGCAAAAGACATGATGCGCGCTGCCCGATCCGAACACATATTCCTCAAGCGCCGCGGGATCGGTCAGCAGGCGAAAGGCGTCGGGCTTGATCTGCGCGCTCCAGTTGCGCTTCTTGGTGCAGATCGAGCAATTGCATTTGCCCGTCCCCGCATCGAGATCGATATCGGCCTCGAATTTGACGGCGCCGCAGTGGCACGAACCATGGTGGGTCTTCAGCATCTTTCATCCTCCGGTCTGGCGGCGCGCGCTGCGCCCCTCACCCGAAGGGGATTAGCCCACCCCCCTGACAGATCATGTCAGGAGGCCGCATCCAGTCCATTCTGCCGCCACCAGTCGGCCATCAGCACCGCGCGCCGCCGCCCGAAGCCTTCGCTGCCGATCCGCGCCGCGGCGATGCGGTCGATGCGAAAGCTGCGGAAATCCTGCCGCAGCAGGCACCAGGCCGCGATGATCTGCTTGTCCTCGAAATAGGCGAGCGCGGCGGGCCAGATCGCGCGTTCGGTCGCGGCGCCCTTTTCGTCGGCATAGTCGATATGCAGCACCTTTTCCGCGCGCATCGCGTCGCGCACGACGGCAAGCAATGGCGCATTGCTCTCACGCCAGCGGCTGTTCACCGGCCACAGCCCCGACTCGTCGATCCGCTGCTTGAGCTCGTCGGGGCTCGCCGCCGCGATCTTGGCGAGCGCCAGCCCCGCGGCGCGCGACAGCGACCCGTCCTGCCGCCCCTCGACCCAGCGCGCGCCGAGCACCAGCGCCTCCAGCTCCTCGGCGGTGAACATCAAGGGCGGCAGGAAGAATCCCGGCCGCAGCATATAGCCGACCCCCGCCTCGCCCTCGATCGGCGCCCCCAAGGCGACCAGCGCCTGGATGTCGCGATAGAGCGTGCGCACCGACACGCCCTGCTCTTCGGCGAGTATCTCCGCCGTCACCGGCCGCCGCCGCCGGCGCAAATTGTCAATGATCGCGAAGAGCCGCCCCGTCTTGTCCGCCATGATACTCCGCTTCGCTCAGCGCCGCCGATAGGTCCAGCTCCGCGCCTTCGTCCCGTCGATCTTCGAGATCGTCGCGGTCAGCGTGTCGCCGGTGCGCGCATAGGCGATGCGCTGCGGATAATCATGCGCGGCATTTTCGAAGGTCGCGCTCGTCGCATCATGCTTCGCCAGCGGAAACGCGACCGGCGCGCGCGCCTGCGGCTGCGCCAGATAGGCGAGCGTGCCGCCCTCCCCCGCCGCGATCCGCAGAAATTCGAACTCGCGCAAGCTCTCGCCGCGCCCCGACCGGCTGTACCCGATCATCATCGCCCCGCGCGGCGCCGACCAGCTCTCCTCGGTCCAGCGCCCGTCGGCCTCGCTCACCCAGTCGCCCGCGAGCCAGCCGAGATCCGCGACGCTCGCCGCCGGGCTCGCCGCGACGAGCAAGAGCGATAGAACAGCCGCCATCATCCGCATCGAACCTCTCCCTCGCCGCTCTTTACCACCGCCCCGCCGCCATCATCAATGGACAGCTGACCGACCGCCGCCTATAAGCACACCATCCCCGGGGAGCCGCGTCTGTGATGGCCGGTTGAGAGCGGAATAGACCGCGACCCGTTGAACCTGATCCCGGTAACTCGGGCGGAGGGAGGGCCGGCTTTCACCGCGTGAGAACCGTCTTTCGCTCCGAATATATGGAGCGACTGCACATGGCCGACATCGACGCGAAATTCGAAAACTCCGCCCCCATCGGGGTGACGACCGGCCCGATCCGCGGCAGCCGCAAGATCCATGTCGCGACGCAGACCGGCAGCGGCATCCGCGTCGCGATGCGCGAGATCGACCTCGACCCGCATTCGGGCGAGCCCCCCGTCCGCGTCTATGACACCAGCGGCCCCTATACCGACCCCAATGCCACCATCGACATCGCCAAGGGCCTCGCCGAACTCCGCCGCGACTGGATCCGCGGCCGCGACGACGTCGAGGAAGTGACCCAGCGCGAGGTGCGCCCCGAGGATAACGGCCAGCTCGGCCCGGATCGCAGCGGCGGCGTCCCTGCCTTCCCCAACGTCAAGAAGCGCGTGCTCCGCGCCAAGCCCGGCGCGAACGTCAGCCAGATGCACTATGCCCGCCGCGGCATCATCACGCCCGAGATGGAATATGTCGCCGAGCGCGAGAATCTCGGCCGCGCGCGCCTCGCCGAGTATAAGCGCGACGGGCAGGACTGGGGCGCCAGCATCCCCGACTATGTCACCCCCGAATTCGTCCGCGACGAGGTCGCGCGCGGCCGCGCGATCATCCCCAGCAACATCAACCACCCCGAAAGCGAGCCGATGGCGATCGGCCGCAACTTCCTCGTCAAGATCAACGCCAATATCGGCAACAGCGCGGTCGCGTCCGACGTCGCGAGCGAGGTCGACAAGATGGTCTGGTCGATCCGCTGGGGCGCCGACACCGTCATGGACCTGTCGACGGGCCGCAACATCCACGACACGCGCGAATGGATCATCCGCAACTCGCCCGTCCCGATCGGCACCGTCCCCATCTATCAGGCGCTCGAGAAGGTCGGCGGCATCGCCGAGGATCTGACCTGGGAAATCTTTGCCGACACGCTGATCGAACAGGCCGAACAGGGCGTCGACTATTTCACCATCCATGCGGGCGTCCGCCTGCCCTACGTCCCCCTCGCGGCCAAGCGCATGACCGGCATCGTGTCGCGCGGCGGCAGCATCATGGCGAAATGGTGCCTCGCGCATCACAAGGAAAGCTTCCTCTACGAACGCTTCGACGAGATTACAGAGATCATGAAGGCCTATGACGTCGCCTACAGCCTCGGCGACGGCCTCCGCCCCGGCAGCATCTATGACGCGAACGACGAGGCGCAGTTCGCCGAACTCTACACGCTCGGCGAGCTCACCAAGCGCGCCTGGGCGCAGGATGTGCAGGTGATGATCGAGGGGCCGGGCCACGTCCCGATGCACAAGATCAAGGAGAATATGGACAAGCAGCTCGAGGCCTGCGGCGAGGCGCCCTTCTACACGCTCGGGCCGCTCACCACCGACATCGCGCCGGGTTACGACCATATCACCAGCGGCATCGGCGCCGCGCAGATCGGCTGGTACGGCACCGCGATGCTTTGCTACGTCACGCCCAAGGAGCATCTGGGCCTGCCCGACCGCGACGATGTGAAGGTCGGCGTCGTCACCTACAAGCTCGCCGCGCACGCCGCCGACCTTGCCAAGGGCCACCCCGCCGCGCAGGTCCGCGACGACGCGCTATCGAAAGCGCGCTTCGAATTCCGCTGGCGCGACCAGTTCAACCTGTCGCTCGACCCCGACACCGCCGAGCAGTACCACGATCAGACGCTCCCCGCCGAGGGCGCCAAG
Coding sequences within it:
- a CDS encoding MipA/OmpV family protein encodes the protein MRDLRLFFRIGPSGRIIPLLAAFAFAAPAAADDAPLPYDLTATTPDNGLVDGLATGIDAEPARYVQNTDIDENILLPGRRDDDDEESERKWSRDYIAVAAGVMNTPDYNGSDDRRFLPAFYVRGRYEGFSFSTRGTNFQVDLIRHRRGQKIDWKFGPIISLRNDRTGSVKDPQVDLLPDRKMAVEMGIFTGVTKTGVITSAYDQLGFRMVALKDISGRHGSWTASPTIDYGTPLSKRAFVGISASMNIYGKGFGRYYFDVDPLGSAASGLPVYSGAGRKATIGKYTLGMAGAYALSGDLRKGFVLIGGAQYGRMGDRFADSPIVKDAGSKDQWLFGAGLAYQF
- a CDS encoding LysR family transcriptional regulator, with product MDRLLTLEMFVAVASEGGFAAAARKLGSSPPAVTRGIAALEARLGTSLFHRSTRAVALTDAGAAFLEQARRILADLAGAERELRGAEAEPRGQLHLTAPVMFGRLHVLPVVGGLMAQHRELAVRMMLIDRNVRIVEEGIDVAVRIGPLADSGLKAVRIGWVRQMLVASPAYLARRGAPASVTDLAGHDLIAAMGPRAAGEWQFVSGRWRVEPRPRLLLNTVDGILAAAEAGLGIANLLSYQVIEAVDAGRLISLLADEQPPALPVHLLFEPSRAGLPAVRLFIAEMKARMRMAGLV
- a CDS encoding pyridoxamine 5'-phosphate oxidase family protein: MAQNYRHTLFDDAVKAEQERHGSRASYAKMDAGADGTPDTLTPREIAFIEARDSFYMASVNAEGWPYMQHRGGPAGFLLHVAGNRIGFADYRGNKQYISTANIKGNDRVSLFLMDYPNKERLKLVGHAHSVELADDPAAVTALMPKAYRATPERALFIDVIGWEWNCSQHITPRFTEAEISAAIRPMADELNQLRAEIAALRAEKDAK
- a CDS encoding VOC family protein, which produces MTTALTQGAHHIGLAVRDVTEARDFFVEALGFTVAAERPDYPAIFVSDGTTLLTLWQVADPASATPFDRRANIGLHHLALRVADLDALRTVFARVQGHPGAVIEFDPEPIREGATTHHFIAAMPGGIRIEFATPFA
- a CDS encoding DUF1348 family protein, with the protein product MARPPLPPFDHDSAVLKVRLAEDGWNSRDPERVALAYTPDSVWRNRSTFVTGRAAIVDFLTAKWQREHDYRLVKGLWAFTGNRISVRFAYEWHDGDGQWWRSYGNENWEFADNGEMQRRIASINDLAIGETDRLLLWPRDGAGDRRPDDHPGLEELGL
- a CDS encoding DMT family transporter — its product is MAANNAPAFATIMLLTGIGIPFLAALNSGLGQKLGHPMAASVVLFAVALLIAIIGALWTGSMGQVRLSAETPFHFHLGGIFVAFYVIAVTFIAPRFGVGNAIFFVLVGQLISAATIDHFGLFGAMRSAIDARRIAGIALMIAGVWLARRTG
- a CDS encoding GFA family protein; the protein is MLKTHHGSCHCGAVKFEADIDLDAGTGKCNCSICTKKRNWSAQIKPDAFRLLTDPAALEEYVFGSGSAHHVFCKTCGVSSFGHGYVEEIGGAYYSVSIACLDDLTPAEMAALPVQHMDGAANNWWNAPEVTAHM
- a CDS encoding helix-turn-helix transcriptional regulator; its protein translation is MADKTGRLFAIIDNLRRRRRPVTAEILAEEQGVSVRTLYRDIQALVALGAPIEGEAGVGYMLRPGFFLPPLMFTAEELEALVLGARWVEGRQDGSLSRAAGLALAKIAAASPDELKQRIDESGLWPVNSRWRESNAPLLAVVRDAMRAEKVLHIDYADEKGAATERAIWPAALAYFEDKQIIAAWCLLRQDFRSFRIDRIAAARIGSEGFGRRRAVLMADWWRQNGLDAAS
- a CDS encoding DUF6265 family protein, with the translated sequence MRMMAAVLSLLLVAASPAASVADLGWLAGDWVSEADGRWTEESWSAPRGAMMIGYSRSGRGESLREFEFLRIAAGEGGTLAYLAQPQARAPVAFPLAKHDATSATFENAAHDYPQRIAYARTGDTLTATISKIDGTKARSWTYRRR
- the thiC gene encoding phosphomethylpyrimidine synthase ThiC, which translates into the protein MADIDAKFENSAPIGVTTGPIRGSRKIHVATQTGSGIRVAMREIDLDPHSGEPPVRVYDTSGPYTDPNATIDIAKGLAELRRDWIRGRDDVEEVTQREVRPEDNGQLGPDRSGGVPAFPNVKKRVLRAKPGANVSQMHYARRGIITPEMEYVAERENLGRARLAEYKRDGQDWGASIPDYVTPEFVRDEVARGRAIIPSNINHPESEPMAIGRNFLVKINANIGNSAVASDVASEVDKMVWSIRWGADTVMDLSTGRNIHDTREWIIRNSPVPIGTVPIYQALEKVGGIAEDLTWEIFADTLIEQAEQGVDYFTIHAGVRLPYVPLAAKRMTGIVSRGGSIMAKWCLAHHKESFLYERFDEITEIMKAYDVAYSLGDGLRPGSIYDANDEAQFAELYTLGELTKRAWAQDVQVMIEGPGHVPMHKIKENMDKQLEACGEAPFYTLGPLTTDIAPGYDHITSGIGAAQIGWYGTAMLCYVTPKEHLGLPDRDDVKVGVVTYKLAAHAADLAKGHPAAQVRDDALSKARFEFRWRDQFNLSLDPDTAEQYHDQTLPAEGAKSAHFCSMCGPKFCSMKISQEVRDFAKLQNQDSAAFIAAEEAEKGMAKMSEVYEETGRELYMGAGGREHD